In one Sebastes umbrosus isolate fSebUmb1 chromosome 13, fSebUmb1.pri, whole genome shotgun sequence genomic region, the following are encoded:
- the LOC119499825 gene encoding trace amine-associated receptor 13c-like, whose amino-acid sequence MEVVNAAELCFPQLLNTSCKKPTSPWPIAVILQTLLSTISLLTVALNLLVIISVSHFRQLHTPTNILLLSLAFSDFLVGLLVMPGELIRKTSCWFFGDLMCSLYNYLSYIVTSASVGVMVLISVERYVAICDPLHYTTKITVNRIKLCFCLCWLCAVSSSSLFVKDDLTQPGRYKSCYGECVIVIDFIAGTVDLVLNFILPVTIIIVLYLRVFAVAVSQARAMRSHITAVTLRLSVTQKTNKSELKAARTLGVLVVVFLMCFCPLYCGLLIDENFAQSPYELFLLFLFYFNSCLNPVIYALFYSWFRKAVKLILTLQILQPGSREANVL is encoded by the exons ATGGAGGTTGTGAACGCAGCAGAGCTCTGCTTTCCACAACTCCTGAACACCTCCTGCAAGAAGCCCACCTCTCCTTGGCCCATAGCTGTGATCCTTCAGACTTTGCTGTCCACCATCTCTCTGCTCACTGTAGCTCTCAACCTGCTTGTCATCATCTCAGTCTCACACTTCAG GCAGCTCCACACTCCCAccaacatcctcctcctctctctggctttCTCAGACTTTCTCGTGGGCCTCCTGGTGATGCCGGGAGAACTCATTCGAAAAACATCCTGCTGGTTTTTTGGTGACCTCATGTGTTCTCTGTATAATTATTTGTCCTACATCGTTACCTCTGCATCAGTAGGCGTCATGGTGCTCATATCAGTCGAACGTTATGTTGCTATTTGTGACCCTCTGCATTACACCACCAAAATCACTGTGAATAGAATCAAActctgtttttgtctgtgttggCTCTGTGCTGTTTCCTCCAGCAGTCTCTTTGTAAAGGATGACCTGACTCAACCAGGCAGGTATAAATCCTGCTACGGAGAGTGTGTGATTGTCATTGACTTTATTGCAGGAACTGTTGACCTTGTGTTAAACTTTATTCTTCCAGTTACTATCATCATAGTTCTGTATCTGAGAGTATTTGCTGTGGCTGTGTCTCAGGCTCGTGCCATGCGCTCTCACATTACAGCTGTCACACTCCGGCTTTCAGTgactcaaaaaacaaacaaatctgaGCTGAAAGCAGCCAGGACTCTTGGTgttcttgttgttgtgtttctaaTGTGTTTCTGCCCATTATACTGTGGCTTACTTATAGATGAAAACTTTGCCCAATCTCCATATGAGCTGTTTTTGCTCTTTCTGTTCTATTTTAACTCATGCCTAAACCCTGTGATCTATGCCTTGTTTTACTCCTGGTTTAGAAAAGCAGTTAAACTGATTCTCACTCTTCAGATACTGCAGCCTGGCTCCCGTGAGGCCAACGTACTGTAG
- the LOC119500400 gene encoding trace amine-associated receptor 13c-like, translated as MEFEDGAELCFPQLLNTSCKKPTSPWPEAVILQTLLSTISLLTVALNLLVIISVSHFRQLHTPTNILLLSLAVSDFLVGLLLMPGELIRKTSCWFFGDIMCSLYKYLSFIITFASVGVMVLISVDRYVAICDPLHYTTRITLNRVKLCVSLCWLCSICYSSVFKKDDLTQPGRFNSCYGECLSAIGYIAGTVDLVLNFLVPVTIIIVLYVRVFAVAVSQASAMRSHITAVTLQLSVAQTANKSELKAARALGVLVVVFLMCFCPLYCDMVIGENLSNASYTLFVLYLFYFNSCLNPVIYAFFYSWFRKAVKLIVTLQILQPGSREANVL; from the exons ATGGAGTTTGAGGACGGAGCAGAGCTCTGCTTTCCACAACTCCTGAACACCTCCTGCAAGAAGCCCACCTCTCCTTGGCCCGAAGCTGTGATCCTTCAGACTTTGCTGTCCACCATCTCTCTGCTCACTGTAGCTCTCAACCTGCTTGTCATCATCTCAGTCTCACACTTCAG gCAGCTCCACACTCCCAccaacatcctcctcctctctctggctgtctcAGACTTTCTCGTGGGCCTCCTGCTGATGCCGGGAGAACTCATTCGAAAAACATCCTGCTGGTTTTTTGGAGACATCATGTGTTCTCTGTATAAGTATTTGTCCTTCATCATTACCTTTGCATCAGTAGGTGTCATGGTGCTCATATCAGTGGACCGTTATGTTGCCATTTGTGACCCTCTGCATTACACCACCAGAATCACTTTGAATAGAGTGAAACTCTGTGTTAGCCTGTGTTGGCTCTGTTCCATTTGCTACAgcagtgtctttaaaaaggaTGACCTGACTCAACCAGGCAGGTTTAATTCCTGCTACGGAGAGTGTTTAAGTGCCATTGGCTATATTGCAGGAACTGTTGACCTTGTGTTGAACTTCCTTGTTCCAGTTACTATCATCATAGTTCTGTATGTGAGAGTATTTGCTGTGGCTGTGTCTCAG GCAAGTGCCATGCGCTCTCACATTACAGCTGTCACACTCCAGCTTTCAGTGGCTCAAACAGCAAACAAGTCTGAGCTGAAAGCAGCCAGGGCTCTTGGTGTTCTTGTAGTTGTGTTTCTCATGTGTTTCTGCCCATTATACTGTGACATGGTTATAGGTGAAAATTTGTCCAATGCTTCATACACATTATTTGTGCTCTATCTGTTCTATTTCAACTCATGTCTAAACCCTGTGATCTATGCCTTCTTTTACTCCTGGTTTAGAAAAGCAGTTAAACTAATTGTCACTCTTCAGATACTGCAGCCTGGCTCCCGTGAGGCCAACGTACTGTAG